Proteins found in one Gloeocapsa sp. DLM2.Bin57 genomic segment:
- a CDS encoding response regulator: MTRHLNDNKGKILVIDDNAFSRLNLVDILNFEGYEVIEGDQHTEVISFVGEHNPDLILLELTLAKQNPLEICQKLKNSEMTTLIPVIFMTVRRDRECRVQSLEAGADDLLIKPIDRLELISRVKPLIQQKRLNQNLDETEEVLFRLAGIVENPRQDTPSSVGKLAVLAQEFGKYLQLNSKQIQSLIYAAYLHDIGTVVVPESIMLKKGELTESEREIVNQHVLVGGKICQPLQNRLDILPIIRHHHERWDGSGYPDGLAGSDIPWLAQVFQIADIYHALTTERPYKQAFSSKQALEILVEETIKGWRNAKLVDQFITFICQTEDLVFPEISPQLTHG, encoded by the coding sequence ATGACAAGACATTTAAACGATAATAAAGGAAAAATCCTCGTCATCGACGATAACGCTTTTAGCCGTCTGAATTTAGTAGATATACTGAATTTTGAAGGCTACGAAGTAATAGAAGGTGACCAACATACCGAAGTTATCAGTTTTGTCGGAGAACATAACCCGGATTTAATTCTGTTAGAATTAACCTTAGCTAAACAAAATCCCCTAGAAATTTGCCAAAAGTTAAAAAATTCAGAGATGACAACCTTGATACCTGTAATCTTTATGACAGTGCGTCGAGATAGAGAATGTCGGGTACAATCTTTAGAAGCAGGTGCGGATGACTTGTTAATTAAACCCATAGATCGTTTAGAATTAATCAGTAGAGTTAAGCCTCTGATTCAACAAAAACGCCTTAATCAAAACCTAGATGAAACCGAAGAAGTACTCTTCCGTCTAGCAGGAATCGTCGAAAATCCTCGACAAGATACTCCCTCCTCAGTAGGAAAATTAGCAGTATTAGCCCAAGAATTTGGTAAGTATCTACAACTAAACTCTAAACAAATCCAAAGTCTGATTTACGCTGCTTATCTACACGATATTGGTACTGTAGTTGTACCAGAATCAATTATGCTCAAAAAAGGAGAATTAACCGAGTCAGAGAGAGAAATAGTCAATCAACACGTTTTAGTTGGCGGAAAAATCTGTCAACCCCTACAAAATCGTTTAGATATACTCCCGATTATTCGTCATCACCACGAACGTTGGGATGGTAGCGGTTACCCCGATGGTTTAGCAGGAAGTGATATACCCTGGTTAGCACAAGTTTTTCAGATAGCAGATATTTATCATGCTTTAACGACTGAAAGACCATACAAACAAGCTTTCAGCTCAAAACAAGCCTTAGAAATACTCGTTGAAGAAACAATCAAGGGGTGGCGTAACGCTAAATTAGTGGATCAGTTTATCACTTTTATCTGTCAAACCGAAGATCTAGTTTTTCCTGAAATCTCACCACAATTAACTCATGGTTGA
- the tilS gene encoding tRNA lysidine(34) synthetase TilS, whose translation MNSVPWTPLHAKVHQNLRQGQLLPRGAKILVAVSGGQDSVCLLKLLVDLQSHWHWLVAIAHCDHRWSSDLGMSDHVEQLATTFALPFYLKTAVVDLPEKEAPARAWRYQALAEIAVNEGYTHVVTGHTQSDRAETILYNLIRGAGTTGLASLSWSRLLTGNVNLVRPLLNVGRQETYQFCVEFQLPIWEDTVNQDLKFTRNRIRQQLIPYLQNDFNPQVETHLAQTAELLKTETEYLGKITEQVLQEVFVPNQRALNRLLLRRNHLAIQRRVIQEFLRQVLPKSPNFAQIAAVVSLIDAPNRSRTSSFPGGNYLEVNHELIVVRFQEKLDLRFDR comes from the coding sequence ATGAATTCTGTTCCCTGGACTCCCCTACACGCTAAAGTTCACCAAAATTTACGTCAAGGTCAATTATTACCCCGAGGTGCGAAGATTTTAGTGGCGGTATCGGGAGGACAGGATTCGGTTTGTTTACTTAAACTGTTGGTTGATTTACAATCTCATTGGCATTGGTTAGTAGCGATCGCCCATTGTGATCACCGTTGGTCTTCGGATCTGGGTATGTCGGATCACGTGGAACAACTCGCTACTACTTTTGCTTTACCTTTTTATTTAAAAACTGCTGTTGTAGATTTACCCGAAAAGGAAGCCCCCGCTAGGGCTTGGCGTTATCAAGCTTTGGCTGAAATCGCAGTTAATGAGGGTTATACTCATGTAGTTACAGGTCACACTCAAAGCGATCGCGCCGAAACGATTCTCTATAATTTAATCAGGGGTGCGGGAACAACGGGACTTGCTTCTCTGAGTTGGTCTCGTCTTCTGACTGGTAATGTTAATTTGGTGCGTCCTCTTTTAAATGTAGGGAGACAAGAAACTTACCAGTTTTGCGTAGAATTTCAACTTCCTATTTGGGAGGATACGGTTAATCAAGATTTAAAATTTACGCGTAATCGCATTCGTCAACAATTAATACCCTACCTGCAAAATGATTTTAATCCTCAAGTAGAAACCCATTTAGCCCAAACCGCGGAATTGTTGAAAACGGAGACTGAATATCTCGGTAAAATTACTGAGCAAGTTCTCCAAGAAGTTTTTGTTCCTAATCAGCGGGCTTTAAACCGTTTACTCTTAAGAAGGAATCATTTAGCGATACAACGTCGGGTTATCCAAGAGTTTCTCCGACAAGTTCTCCCCAAATCACCTAATTTTGCTCAAATAGCAGCGGTGGTCAGTTTAATTGATGCGCCCAATCGCAGTAGAACTTCTTCTTTTCCTGGGGGTAATTACTTAGAGGTCAACCATGAGTTAATTGTGGTGAGATTTCAGGAAAAACTAGATCTTCGGTTTGACAGATAA
- the ccsB gene encoding c-type cytochrome biogenesis protein CcsB encodes MSLDLVALQSFLDNTSFLVLLVSMLVYWVGASLPGVSWLNNLGTVLVAIANLCIAALLGARWLDGGYFPLSNLYESLFFLAWGVTLIHLLTEQWAKLRLVGVFTTPVAMGITAFAALSLPPEMQQSSPLVPALKSNWLMMHVSVMMLSYATLMVGSVVAIAFLIVTRGQAIELRGSSVGTGSYRRQVTVRETPTFALANSNNNSAGVQTLATPTTTTTLLLSPEKLSLADTLDNISYRVIGLGFPLLTIGIISGGVWANEAWGSYWSWDPKETWALITWLVFAAYLHARITKGWQGRKPALLAAAGFVVVWVCYLGVNLLGKGLHSYGWFF; translated from the coding sequence ATGTCCCTAGATTTGGTAGCACTTCAGAGCTTTCTGGACAATACCTCTTTTCTCGTTCTACTTGTGTCAATGTTGGTTTATTGGGTTGGCGCAAGTTTACCTGGTGTGAGTTGGCTAAATAACCTGGGTACGGTGTTAGTGGCGATCGCTAATCTCTGTATAGCAGCTTTACTGGGCGCCCGTTGGTTAGATGGGGGTTATTTCCCCTTAAGCAATCTCTATGAGTCTCTCTTCTTTTTGGCTTGGGGTGTAACTTTAATACATCTATTAACGGAACAATGGGCTAAATTACGTTTGGTGGGAGTGTTTACCACTCCAGTAGCTATGGGTATAACGGCTTTTGCTGCTTTGTCTTTACCTCCTGAAATGCAGCAGTCTAGTCCTCTTGTACCAGCTTTGAAGTCTAATTGGTTAATGATGCACGTCAGCGTGATGATGCTGAGTTATGCAACTTTGATGGTTGGTTCGGTAGTGGCGATCGCTTTTCTAATCGTTACGCGTGGACAAGCTATAGAATTGCGAGGAAGTTCAGTGGGTACAGGTAGTTATCGTCGTCAAGTTACTGTGAGAGAAACCCCTACTTTTGCTCTTGCTAATAGCAATAATAATTCTGCTGGTGTACAAACTCTGGCTACTCCTACTACAACCACTACTTTATTACTTTCTCCTGAAAAACTCAGTTTAGCTGATACTTTGGATAATATTAGTTATCGAGTCATTGGTTTGGGTTTCCCGTTATTAACCATTGGGATTATCTCTGGTGGTGTCTGGGCTAATGAAGCTTGGGGATCTTATTGGAGTTGGGATCCTAAAGAAACTTGGGCTTTAATCACTTGGCTGGTATTTGCTGCTTATCTCCACGCGAGAATTACAAAAGGTTGGCAAGGGCGCAAACCCGCTCTGTTAGCTGCTGCTGGCTTTGTGGTGGTTTGGGTTTGCTATCTAGGTGTTAATCTTTTGGGTAAGGGATTACATTCCTATGGTTGGTTTTTCTGA
- a CDS encoding efflux RND transporter periplasmic adaptor subunit translates to MKKRETVVQPAKEEQPELYNSPSKTSNNNSVKQGWLLLGIGLGVIISWGATTLLSSETQISAETPLELTQPFQTVTTTQVETTEILRTLQATGTVTATELIPVSSQTTGLQITEILVDEGEWVESGQILARLDSSLLQAQLLEKQASVSQAKARLAELVAGTRQEELTRAQQNVNSAQAALAKAESDLILADTRVQRNRQLAAEGAISQDQLEEILNEANSKRSSLEQAQATLKENQARLAELEQGARREVILQAQAQLQQAEAQLNLVQTQLNQTEVLAPVRGKIAQRNARIGDLSTTNVQLFQIIQDGSLQVQLKVPETLIREIKPGQTVKLDGLLGSNENILGRVRQINPLIDENTRLAIVEVDLPPETPLKPGMFVRGGIITDTVSVLTIPLGAVLPQNDGTGIVYILDNERVTPKQVEIGEILPQAKIEIRNGLSTKDIVVLEGAAYIREGDRVRVL, encoded by the coding sequence ATAAAAAAGAGAGAGACTGTGGTGCAACCAGCAAAAGAAGAACAACCAGAGCTTTATAATTCCCCCTCAAAGACTAGCAATAATAATTCAGTTAAACAAGGATGGCTATTATTAGGTATCGGTTTAGGCGTAATTATCTCCTGGGGAGCAACAACCTTATTATCCTCAGAAACCCAAATTAGCGCTGAAACTCCCCTAGAATTAACCCAACCCTTTCAAACCGTAACCACAACTCAAGTAGAAACAACAGAAATTTTACGGACTCTACAAGCCACAGGAACAGTAACAGCTACTGAACTGATTCCCGTATCTAGTCAAACAACAGGGTTACAAATCACCGAAATTCTCGTTGATGAAGGAGAATGGGTAGAATCAGGACAAATCTTAGCGCGTCTAGATAGTAGTTTACTGCAAGCACAACTATTAGAAAAACAAGCCTCAGTTAGTCAAGCAAAAGCGCGATTGGCTGAGCTTGTAGCAGGAACACGTCAAGAAGAGTTAACCAGAGCCCAACAAAACGTCAATAGCGCCCAAGCAGCTTTAGCTAAAGCAGAATCAGATTTAATACTAGCTGATACAAGAGTACAACGTAATCGCCAATTAGCCGCAGAAGGAGCAATTTCTCAAGATCAACTCGAAGAAATCCTCAACGAAGCTAATAGTAAACGTTCCAGTTTAGAACAAGCCCAAGCTACCCTGAAAGAAAACCAAGCTAGACTAGCAGAATTAGAACAAGGAGCACGTCGGGAAGTTATTTTACAGGCTCAAGCACAATTACAACAAGCAGAAGCACAATTAAACCTCGTCCAAACCCAATTAAACCAAACAGAAGTTTTAGCACCAGTTAGAGGCAAAATAGCCCAAAGAAACGCCAGAATCGGGGACTTAAGTACTACTAATGTACAGTTATTTCAAATCATCCAAGATGGAAGTCTGCAAGTTCAACTTAAAGTACCCGAAACCCTGATTAGAGAAATAAAACCAGGACAAACCGTTAAACTTGACGGACTACTAGGTAGTAATGAAAATATCCTCGGTAGGGTGAGACAAATTAACCCCCTCATCGATGAAAATACCCGTTTAGCCATAGTAGAAGTAGATCTACCCCCAGAAACCCCTCTAAAACCAGGAATGTTTGTTAGAGGAGGAATTATTACCGATACAGTCAGTGTCTTAACTATTCCCCTTGGAGCAGTTTTACCCCAAAACGATGGCACAGGTATTGTCTATATTCTCGACAATGAAAGAGTTACCCCTAAACAGGTAGAAATCGGCGAGATTCTCCCCCAAGCCAAAATAGAAATCAGAAATGGTTTAAGTACAAAAGATATAGTTGTACTTGAAGGAGCAGCGTACATCAGAGAAGGCGATCGCGTCAGAGTCTTATAA
- a CDS encoding efflux RND transporter permease subunit — MSFHLSTWSIKNPIPTILLFIILSIVGISSFLGLGIDSSPNIDIPIVTVTVSQRGASPSELETQVTKKIEDAVAGLGNIDQIISTVNDGSSTTVINFLLGTDTNQATNDVRNSIAQIRQELPLDINEPIVRRLEFSGGAILTYAVASDKLSVEELSDFVDNRIIRELLNVEGVAAIDRIGGVDREIRVDLAPDRLQAYQITATEVNDQIRNVNINLAGGRTQIGTGEQNVRTLGSAETVEELGNYPIILPNGDTVALGNLGNVTDGFAEIRQSAFLNNQPVIGFSVRRSTGTNLVTVEQGVKKAIAELETTLPEDLNFKLIFTLGNSIRASYQSTIGSLIIGCILTVITVGIFLRDWRITLITALALPLSIVPTFLVMQALNYTLNGMTLLALALAVGNLVDDAICMIENIEQHLQMGKTPYQAALDGAREIGLAVVATTATIVAVFLPVAFMGGIPGQFFKPFGVTVAVSTMFSTLVATTMTPMLSAYLLKNKPYSSATNQTFRPYRNILSWALRHRLTTLIIAIAFFIASLQLVPYIPKGLIDSSDNSLSILSLELPPGAQLSQTEALTAQVSNLLQEQPEVVSTLSTIGSESQGNSSTIYVNLVPKRERNISQLEFQQRLRGELSLIPGARSSFRALGGAGNSKDLSIILKSENPTLLTATAAQLEQEISQIPGIVELVSSASLVKPEIIIQPNFQRAADLGVSVQAIARTASLALLGDNEANLAKFNLSDRQIPIRVKIDPDYHDDLETIRNLSLPSSRGTLVPLNAVADIRLGSGPATINRFNRYRQVTLEANLQDLSLGEAMAKIRNLPAFNPLPPGVTEEPAGDAKIMQDIFTGFASALGLAVLSIYAILVLLYNNFLYPLAILTALPLSVGGSLLALLVMQKELGLFALIGIVLLMGLVTKNAILLVDFILAALSEGKPLSQAIINAGVSRLRPILMTSISTIAGMIPIALELGADGAVRSPMAIAVIGGFTTSTLLTLVVVPVFFTYIYNLGKKAQKLFQH, encoded by the coding sequence ATGTCTTTCCACCTCTCCACTTGGTCAATTAAAAACCCCATACCCACAATCTTACTGTTTATAATCCTTTCGATTGTGGGCATCTCTTCTTTTTTGGGTTTAGGTATCGATAGTAGTCCTAATATTGATATACCCATAGTAACAGTCACCGTCAGCCAAAGAGGTGCTAGCCCCTCAGAATTAGAAACCCAAGTCACCAAAAAAATTGAAGACGCGGTAGCCGGATTAGGTAATATCGACCAGATTATCTCTACCGTTAACGATGGTAGCTCTACTACCGTGATTAATTTTCTTCTAGGTACAGATACTAATCAAGCTACTAACGACGTTAGAAACTCCATCGCCCAAATTCGTCAAGAATTACCCCTAGATATTAATGAACCCATTGTCAGACGTTTAGAGTTTAGTGGAGGAGCAATTTTAACCTATGCGGTAGCCTCAGACAAACTCTCCGTAGAAGAATTAAGCGATTTTGTCGATAATAGAATTATTCGCGAATTACTCAATGTCGAAGGAGTAGCAGCTATTGATCGTATTGGTGGAGTCGATCGCGAAATTAGAGTAGATTTAGCACCAGATCGTCTTCAAGCTTATCAAATTACCGCTACAGAAGTTAACGATCAAATCCGCAACGTTAACATTAATCTAGCAGGTGGACGCACTCAAATAGGTACAGGAGAACAAAACGTCCGCACCCTCGGTAGTGCAGAAACAGTAGAAGAATTAGGTAATTATCCCATTATCCTACCCAATGGTGATACCGTAGCCCTAGGTAATCTTGGTAACGTTACCGATGGTTTCGCCGAAATCCGTCAATCAGCCTTTTTAAATAATCAACCAGTTATTGGCTTTTCTGTTAGACGTAGTACAGGAACTAATTTAGTTACCGTCGAACAAGGAGTTAAAAAAGCGATCGCCGAGTTAGAAACAACCCTACCAGAAGATCTTAACTTTAAACTGATTTTTACCCTAGGTAACTCCATTCGAGCATCTTATCAAAGTACCATTGGTTCATTAATTATCGGTTGTATCTTAACAGTTATCACCGTAGGAATATTTCTCAGAGATTGGCGCATCACCTTAATTACCGCTTTAGCATTACCCCTCTCGATTGTTCCTACTTTTCTGGTCATGCAAGCACTTAATTATACACTCAATGGTATGACTTTACTAGCCTTAGCTTTAGCAGTAGGAAACCTCGTCGATGACGCCATTTGTATGATTGAAAATATCGAACAACATCTGCAAATGGGAAAAACTCCCTATCAAGCAGCTTTAGATGGTGCTAGAGAAATTGGTTTAGCCGTAGTCGCTACAACCGCTACCATTGTCGCCGTTTTTCTCCCCGTAGCTTTTATGGGAGGTATTCCCGGTCAATTCTTTAAACCCTTTGGAGTCACCGTCGCTGTCTCAACCATGTTTTCTACCCTAGTAGCCACAACTATGACACCGATGTTGAGCGCATACCTCTTAAAAAATAAACCTTATTCTTCAGCAACTAATCAAACTTTCCGACCATATCGTAATATACTTTCCTGGGCATTACGTCACCGTTTAACTACCCTAATCATAGCGATCGCCTTTTTTATCGCTAGTCTGCAACTCGTTCCCTACATCCCCAAAGGTTTAATCGACAGTAGCGACAACTCCTTGAGTATCCTTAGCCTAGAATTACCCCCTGGTGCACAACTTAGTCAAACCGAAGCCCTTACAGCCCAAGTTAGCAACTTATTACAAGAACAACCAGAAGTTGTTAGTACTCTTAGCACAATTGGCAGCGAAAGTCAAGGAAATTCTAGCACAATTTATGTCAATCTAGTCCCTAAAAGAGAGCGCAACATCTCTCAACTAGAATTTCAACAGAGACTGAGAGGAGAATTGAGCTTGATACCAGGAGCAAGAAGCAGCTTTCGCGCCCTAGGAGGAGCAGGCAACAGTAAAGACCTCTCCATCATCCTCAAAAGCGAAAACCCCACCCTTTTAACCGCAACAGCAGCCCAACTCGAACAAGAAATAAGCCAAATACCAGGGATAGTAGAACTAGTTTCAAGCGCTAGTTTAGTCAAACCAGAAATAATCATTCAACCTAACTTTCAACGCGCAGCTGATTTAGGAGTGTCAGTACAAGCGATCGCCCGAACCGCTTCTTTAGCCCTCTTAGGAGATAATGAAGCTAACCTCGCTAAATTTAATCTCAGCGATCGCCAAATTCCCATACGCGTTAAAATAGACCCAGATTATCACGATGACCTAGAAACCATTAGAAATCTGAGTCTCCCTAGTAGTCGCGGTACTCTAGTACCCCTTAACGCAGTAGCAGATATTCGTCTTGGCAGTGGACCTGCTACTATCAACCGTTTTAATCGTTATCGTCAAGTTACCCTAGAAGCTAACCTCCAAGACCTCTCCCTCGGAGAAGCTATGGCTAAAATTCGCAATCTCCCTGCTTTTAATCCCCTCCCCCCAGGAGTTACAGAAGAACCAGCAGGAGACGCTAAAATCATGCAGGATATCTTTACAGGTTTTGCTAGCGCCCTGGGTTTAGCTGTTTTATCTATCTACGCCATTCTCGTTTTACTCTATAACAACTTCCTCTATCCCCTGGCTATTCTCACTGCTTTACCCCTTTCCGTAGGTGGATCTTTACTAGCTTTATTGGTTATGCAAAAAGAATTAGGACTCTTCGCCTTAATTGGGATAGTCTTATTAATGGGTTTAGTCACTAAAAACGCCATTCTGCTAGTAGATTTTATCCTCGCTGCACTTTCTGAAGGAAAACCCCTCTCTCAAGCAATTATCAACGCAGGAGTATCCCGTTTACGACCAATTCTGATGACCTCTATCTCTACCATCGCCGGCATGATTCCTATTGCTTTAGAATTAGGCGCAGATGGTGCTGTACGTAGCCCCATGGCGATCGCTGTTATCGGTGGTTTTACCACCTCTACCCTCCTTACCCTAGTTGTCGTCCCTGTCTTTTTTACTTATATTTATAACCTAGGCAAAAAAGCTCAAAAACTTTTCCAGCATTGA
- a CDS encoding pentapeptide repeat-containing protein, which yields MLKDSAELEIRKRYSLGDRQFPNIRLRRAQLKGIKLAQANLKGADLSYANLRDADLSYADLSNAYLNETNLIGANLTGAILHSASLIKALLANADLKNANLTEAFLTKAVLSNVSLIKANLSGAYLNEADLTGIQLQGAIFTPKTQFPGYFNPLTAGMVQKSSVDSLIQQKVTITQLLTSFNQVADCSNHYLGNILTAKYLNSSRPPREWLNNFQIDSQGKITFTDNINAPVTTLQLQYFQEWVGAFIKSCSLIIQDFAKVIKSKNIELVNTILKS from the coding sequence ATGTTAAAAGACAGTGCCGAACTAGAAATACGAAAACGTTACAGTCTCGGAGATAGACAATTTCCTAACATCAGATTAAGACGTGCTCAATTAAAAGGAATCAAGCTAGCTCAAGCTAATCTCAAGGGAGCAGACTTGAGCTACGCTAATCTCAGAGACGCTGACTTGAGTTATGCAGATTTGAGCAACGCTTATCTCAATGAAACCAATTTAATTGGTGCTAACCTAACTGGTGCTATTTTACATAGTGCTTCTCTGATTAAAGCCTTATTAGCTAATGCAGATTTAAAAAACGCTAATTTAACCGAAGCTTTTTTAACTAAAGCAGTTTTAAGTAATGTTAGCTTAATTAAAGCTAATTTAAGTGGAGCGTATTTAAATGAAGCAGATTTAACAGGAATACAATTACAGGGAGCAATTTTTACCCCTAAAACCCAATTTCCTGGCTATTTTAACCCGTTGACAGCGGGAATGGTGCAGAAATCATCTGTGGATAGTTTAATTCAGCAAAAAGTCACCATAACTCAACTCTTAACTAGTTTTAATCAAGTCGCAGATTGTAGCAATCATTACCTAGGAAATATCTTAACCGCTAAGTATTTAAACTCTTCTCGACCTCCTAGAGAATGGTTAAATAATTTTCAGATAGATTCTCAAGGAAAAATAACCTTTACAGACAATATTAATGCCCCTGTAACCACTTTACAGCTACAATATTTTCAAGAATGGGTAGGAGCATTTATTAAATCCTGTTCTCTGATTATTCAAGATTTTGCTAAAGTCATTAAAAGCAAAAATATTGAATTAGTAAATACTATACTCAAGTCTTAA
- a CDS encoding 4-vinyl reductase has protein sequence MVFIQNSPKINKESEHFWRQKHPQRHAHYSFEDFFHFDTNNGSITDWNKERNILVSEDFIIGLIEGLEEEVGAAASVVMYNIGKEWGTRDALFFQNWFSKEYNYNLDHMNLLYVLEGWWWPFTTQGWGNWEVDLSEQKNGFMFVNIFDSAVARTLGDVGKPVCHIYAGLLAGFFSNLVKKDLNCIEIQCYAMGETYCKFLLGKQDRIDAATFWQNEGATTKDIEKRLLDGEILQ, from the coding sequence ATGGTTTTTATTCAAAATTCCCCCAAAATCAATAAAGAATCCGAGCATTTTTGGCGTCAAAAACATCCCCAAAGACATGCTCACTATAGTTTTGAAGATTTTTTTCATTTTGATACTAATAATGGGAGTATCACAGATTGGAACAAAGAAAGAAACATACTAGTCAGTGAAGATTTTATCATTGGCTTGATTGAAGGATTAGAAGAAGAAGTAGGAGCAGCAGCATCAGTAGTGATGTACAATATTGGTAAAGAATGGGGAACAAGAGACGCCCTATTTTTCCAAAATTGGTTTAGTAAAGAATATAACTATAACCTAGACCACATGAATTTACTCTACGTTTTAGAGGGTTGGTGGTGGCCATTTACAACCCAAGGTTGGGGTAATTGGGAAGTAGATTTAAGCGAACAAAAAAACGGGTTTATGTTCGTAAATATCTTTGATTCAGCAGTAGCGAGAACCCTAGGAGACGTAGGTAAGCCAGTATGTCATATTTATGCAGGTTTATTAGCAGGGTTCTTTAGTAACTTGGTGAAAAAAGACCTAAATTGTATCGAGATTCAATGTTATGCCATGGGAGAAACCTACTGTAAATTCTTATTAGGAAAACAAGACCGTATCGATGCGGCTACATTTTGGCAAAACGAAGGCGCAACCACTAAAGATATCGAAAAAAGACTATTAGACGGAGAAATATTGCAATGA
- a CDS encoding phycobilisome protein: protein MYAELRELLYDAEEHYLKSEEIDKLRQNVESLKERLAIYKELRNREIDIFQAIANQLEKELDPTEVQQLPELIVHWAKIVRYVAMGMLLNSNEFIQRRILEWITPVRQAHNRVSLDEQVYKLLYSELKNLLPEQQWQIWQPFIVQVEQTMLRANETEVA from the coding sequence ATGTACGCAGAATTAAGAGAACTACTCTACGACGCAGAAGAACATTATTTAAAGTCAGAGGAAATAGACAAACTCCGTCAGAATGTTGAATCACTCAAAGAAAGACTAGCAATATATAAAGAATTGCGCAATCGCGAAATAGACATTTTTCAAGCGATCGCCAATCAGTTAGAAAAAGAACTCGATCCCACAGAAGTACAACAACTACCAGAATTAATTGTACATTGGGCAAAGATTGTCCGCTACGTAGCCATGGGAATGTTACTCAACAGTAATGAATTTATCCAACGCAGAATCTTGGAATGGATTACACCAGTCAGACAAGCGCATAATCGCGTTTCTTTAGATGAACAAGTGTATAAATTGCTTTATTCGGAGTTAAAAAACCTTTTACCAGAGCAACAATGGCAAATCTGGCAACCTTTTATAGTGCAAGTAGAGCAAACAATGTTACGCGCAAATGAAACAGAAGTAGCATGA
- a CDS encoding 4-vinyl reductase, giving the protein MIDVSNLLQAQKPLPGNYFAYDAYVSGDYEIGLIENRAGARLIAFPKLLLEAMYIALEQETGQASGVVLYNCGRWWGKNFYRRFAEEIKQYYGKSIAEMEMVEFSECIKQCWKTYGWGVMDIDLSYYQQGYLVITTTHSPFAQAATPSNKPMCFAEAGLLSAFFTQVSGKELGCVQTACESMGEESNYFVLGIPDRVEKAQAWLTEGQDHQTIMERLCVNQAT; this is encoded by the coding sequence ATGATTGACGTTAGCAACCTATTACAAGCTCAAAAACCCCTACCTGGTAACTACTTTGCTTATGATGCTTATGTATCAGGAGATTATGAAATCGGGTTAATCGAAAACCGAGCAGGAGCAAGACTAATCGCCTTTCCTAAGCTCTTACTAGAAGCAATGTACATAGCTTTAGAGCAAGAAACAGGTCAAGCATCAGGGGTAGTATTATATAACTGTGGTCGTTGGTGGGGTAAAAACTTCTATCGACGCTTCGCTGAAGAAATTAAACAATACTATGGTAAATCTATCGCTGAGATGGAAATGGTAGAGTTTAGCGAGTGTATCAAACAATGTTGGAAAACCTACGGTTGGGGAGTGATGGATATCGACTTGAGTTATTACCAACAGGGATATCTAGTTATTACAACTACCCATTCTCCCTTTGCTCAAGCTGCTACCCCTAGTAATAAACCCATGTGTTTTGCTGAAGCAGGATTATTAAGCGCCTTTTTTACTCAGGTAAGTGGGAAAGAATTAGGTTGTGTACAAACCGCTTGTGAGTCTATGGGAGAAGAATCTAATTACTTTGTCTTGGGAATACCAGATCGAGTAGAAAAAGCTCAAGCGTGGTTAACCGAAGGACAAGATCATCAGACGATTATGGAACGTCTCTGTGTCAATCAAGCTACCTAA
- a CDS encoding (2Fe-2S)-binding protein — protein MGKIVKVEPLNEEVIINTNENLLSVLLKKDLNVLQECGARGMCSTCHVYVTEGEESLTPLNKREKRTLEVITTCRTNSRLACQARVIGEGVVVEIPAGMYLSEIDDIESLIGRRAQEDILHPISGAVLVEAGKLITRSMITQLKETKGKVEEYLVKSEEV, from the coding sequence ATGGGCAAAATAGTTAAAGTCGAACCCCTTAACGAAGAAGTCATTATCAATACTAACGAAAATCTGCTCTCAGTACTCTTAAAAAAAGATCTCAATGTCTTACAAGAATGCGGTGCAAGGGGAATGTGTTCCACTTGCCATGTTTATGTAACAGAGGGGGAAGAGAGTCTAACACCCTTGAATAAAAGAGAAAAACGCACCCTAGAAGTGATTACTACCTGTCGGACTAATTCTCGTCTAGCTTGTCAAGCGCGAGTAATCGGTGAGGGAGTAGTGGTAGAAATTCCCGCAGGGATGTATCTGAGTGAGATCGACGATATCGAGTCTTTAATTGGTCGTCGCGCTCAAGAAGATATTTTACACCCTATTTCTGGTGCGGTTTTAGTAGAAGCAGGAAAATTAATTACTCGTTCCATGATTACTCAACTCAAAGAAACCAAAGGAAAAGTAGAAGAATATCTAGTTAAAAGCGAAGAGGTATAA